In Tripterygium wilfordii isolate XIE 37 chromosome 17, ASM1340144v1, whole genome shotgun sequence, the genomic window ATCTTCAAAACACAATTCACCACTCTTCCAAAATCCTACAGGATTTTTTATTCCTGAAATGGGAGCAATTCTATCTCGTTTGACCCAAGACCTCTTCACTCCAGGTTCATTCATAACCCATATATCAAAGCATCCTCCTGGATTATTCGGGCAAACAACAGCAATAATAGatgcatcaagaatttcaaactCGATAAAGTGAGTAAGTCCAGAAACACCAAAATCCGGCAGCTGCATAATCTCGAACACTTCATCAGCCATGTCAAAGGAGATGATCCAATCACCAGTATCAACATAATAGCCACCTATTAACCAGTAATAAACTCCATGACTGTAATAAGCATTAGACAGCGCAAAACCAAAACTAAATTCCTCAATAGGAAGGATACTTCCCCAAGAAGGGATCTCTCTCCAGGATTCACTCGTAAGAGAGTATAACTCAGCTCGATATACCGTCCTTGCCCTATCTAAAGAAGAAACAAACGCAATCACCTTGTAGTCGTTATTCttggaatcaaaaccaaatccTACCTCCTCAAGGGAGAACGTAATTCCCATTCCAGCTGAACTCTCGATGGACCAAGGCAGAAGCTTGAATTCTCTAATTGCTGGATTCCAAAGTGCAATCTTACCATAAATTCCATAGTCCACCAGACAAAGTAAGCCATTACAGGGGCCCATGACTCTAGGGTTGCGCAAAAAATTTCCGTAAAATGGAACATAAATGCTTTCTGCAATCCTGATCGTCTCGCTACCATCTTCATTGACAGTTGAAGATAGAAAGGAGAAGCAGTCCTCTCCATGATCACTATGCTTCACAAGAACGCTGATGTTGGATTTGCCAAGAGTTGCTCGATTGTGATAGTGCTTGGTGATAAAATCAGGGTTTCTGAAAAGATCACCCCATGCTTTGCAAACGCAGTTGAATCTCATCAAAGACTTCACTGGAAGATAACTGAGTACATCTATCAACACATCTTCGGGGATCTctttcatcttcatctccgcCATTGCAGCTCTCGATCAGCAGCAGCTTGACCTGAGAGTTGAGATCAGAGTCGCGAAAAGGGCAAATTCAACTGTTAACGACTGATATCTTCGATTTAATAGACTCGGGCCCACGCACCTTATAGTGTATGGGCTGAGGTTCCAGTTTTAGCCCAGTTTGTTAGGGTATTGGGACTTCAATTCCCAGCTCTAATTCTCcatcaaaattatattaaatcatgAGTTAAGACATGTGCTTAAATATTTTAACGtttataatgttataatataatagattttagaagaaaaaaaattcaaatactaaattctaaactctaaattttaaaaactaaaaattaagcTGTAAATACTaaatctaaattctaaacccctGAActctaataaattattttcaaaagaaaaattcatgatttaacacgATTTTTGGGAGAATTAAAGCCCCTCCCATCCCGTTTCTCAGAAAAAGACTTGATTTTAGCAAAAACTTTAATATGATTCAAAGAGTTCTAGTGTTCAACTCGAAAATTAATGAGCCAGAAATCTAAAGTAATCAAAGTAGTTCATAACTGGGGAACAAATCATAAAGGTTGGCAGGGTAGAAGAAGCTCAACAGGCTCAgtgataataaaaaataaaaccaagcCAATTGGACAGAGAGGTGAAGGGACAATCTTGATCATTCACAAAAACTCCTAGGTCTACATGCAGAAAACTCTatgtaaacaaaaacaaacaagaggTATTGTTCAGACAAGCCATATCAATTACTGAAGACTGAAGTATCAAAATAACATATCAAGACTACAATTTTGCACACTAAAAAAAGGTGAGTTGGTCCTAAAGATTTCTGAAAAATCTGGGTTCAAGCAAATTGATGCCAGCACcccaaataaacaaatcaaagacTGCTTGGATAGTAGCATCTATTTTCTCTTGAGGAAATAACCAACCACTGCACCCAATAGACCAACCAGTACAACAAACAGTAAGGAGAAGCCACTGACACGATTTTTGCTAACTTCTTTCCTCATCAGCTCCTGTTCAATGATATTACACAAAGCAATTAGGACATAACTTAAGCAGGAGAGTGAAGATAACCACTAAGAAATTAATAACATAACCTTGTGATTTATCCAAAAATAAACACCAAGAAAAATGAGGGTAGGGAGCAAACAGATAGAAAGAGAGCGGATATATGAAAGACGTCCTGCAACAGCAAATTTTCTTTCACTACTAGTTTGCAATTGATTATTGGGGAAGGGAATTTCGTGCCATCAACTTTTCTTCATTCCAAGGAAGGTCCCAAAGCCTTCAGAAATAAGACGTGCATCTAATATTACCAACAGATCTAATTCACCAAAAAATCTTAAATGTAAATTCATCCGTCAATGTCTTATAAGCTCAGAACCTACACCAAATACCACGTATTTTATGGAGTGAAGAATGGAATTTATACATATTAAGCCTCAACTATAACTTACTTTTATAATGTAAGAGACTCCGTAGCAGATGAATTACGCAGATGCCATCCAGATGGTATAAGGGGACACAATAAGATATGTTTAAGTAGAGGCTTAATATTCATAGATAATATTGAAATTAAGCATATGA contains:
- the LOC119982037 gene encoding F-box/kelch-repeat protein At3g23880-like codes for the protein MAEMKMKEIPEDVLIDVLSYLPVKSLMRFNCVCKAWGDLFRNPDFITKHYHNRATLGKSNISVLVKHSDHGEDCFSFLSSTVNEDGSETIRIAESIYVPFYGNFLRNPRVMGPCNGLLCLVDYGIYGKIALWNPAIREFKLLPWSIESSAGMGITFSLEEVGFGFDSKNNDYKVIAFVSSLDRARTVYRAELYSLTSESWREIPSWGSILPIEEFSFGFALSNAYYSHGVYYWLIGGYYVDTGDWIISFDMADEVFEIMQLPDFGVSGLTHFIEFEILDASIIAVVCPNNPGGCFDIWVMNEPGVKRSWVKRDRIAPISGIKNPVGFWKSGELCFEDSSNQLVLYDSSTQQVKNLPLHGARYSSQVVNYMESLVQINGKRGNAGEPIVRIRNRNL